A genome region from Coffea arabica cultivar ET-39 chromosome 7e, Coffea Arabica ET-39 HiFi, whole genome shotgun sequence includes the following:
- the LOC113702080 gene encoding uncharacterized protein isoform X2: protein MLKSFSLRFTALKSVSIISYCVYMPPFKVVRESNNGDSGSVKPIEIPPPRPKRKPLHPYPRKLSASVKSGALALEKQSAAANICSPTEANQSPTSVLSAFGSDAPGVTDSSTPEGSLSPVSSVIGGSSGFVLSEPPNLSPPKANASPSSSQVNNCSNQDEKLPLKLELFPEDNCFVKEGSEEVSSTQCLKLFGKTVMVTDSCRPSSPTPLTCKMQPPSHSDGKLAQALPWNFVPIKYSQGDLERSWGALPFGTHATLFCLPLGGERSKPSETTPPSSLQWWTYQGGASFPFVRIHSPIPIKASCFGDQRDVQDMEIQKDGSSSDSNAECECAEAESSRNLEAQSCQFLFAKEERAQASSTPCETSFLELKAGSSKCTKGFVPYKRCLAERDARSVVNSEEREEQRIRLCL from the exons ATGCTCAAAAGTTTTTCTCTAAGGTTTACTGCTCTTAAATCAGTATCCATTATCTCCTATTGTGTCTATATGCCGCCTTTTAAA GTTGTGCGTGAGTCCAACAATGGTGATTCAGGCTCGGTGaaaccaattgaaattcctcCACCTCgcccaaaaagaaaacccttGCATCCATATCCTCGCAAATTGTCTGCTTCAGTAAAATCTGGAGCTTTGGCTCTTGAAAAACAATCTGCAGCTGCAAATATATGTTCCCCTACCGAAGCAAACCAATCTCCTACTTCTGTATTGTCTGCATTTGGTTCAGATGCACCAGGCGTAACAGACTCAAGTACACCAGAAGGTAGCTTATCTCCTGTTTCATCAGTTATAGGTGGTTCCTCTGGTTTTGTCCTGTCTGAGCCACCTAATTTATCACCACCAAAAGCAAATGCATCTCCGTCAAGCAGCCAAGTGAATAATTGTTCAAATCAGGATGAAAAGCTTCCTTTG AAGCTGGAATTGTTTCCTGAAGACAATTGCTTTGTCAAAGAAGGTTCAGAAGAAGTATCATCTACCCAGTGCTTGAAACTATTTGGGAAGACTGTAATGGTTACCGATTCGTGTAGGCCATCTTCTCCAACTCCTCTAACCTGCAAAATGCAGCCACCTAGTCACAGCGATGGAAAATTGGCACAGGCATTGCCTTGGAATTTTGTTCCCATAAAATATTCACAAGGTGATTTAGAGCGTTCCTGGGGTGCTCTTCCCTTTGGAACACATGCTACTTTGTTTTGCTTACCGCTAGGTGGTGAAAGATCAAAGCCTAGTGAAACAACACCTCCCTCGTCTTTGCAATGGTGGACATACCAAGGAGGTGCATCCTTTCCATTTGTACGGATCCATAGCCCAATACCCATTAAAGCATCATGCTTTGGAGACCAGAGAGATGTGCAAGACATGGAAATCCAGAAGGATGGTTCTTCTTCTGATTCAAATGCTGAATGCGAGTGTGCGGAGGCTGAGAGCAGCAGAAATCTGGAGGCTCAAAGCTGTCAGTTTTTATTTGCAAAAGAGGAAAGAGCTCAAGCCTCGTCTACACCATGTGAAACATCATTTTTGGAGCTAAAAGCAGGCTCTAGTAAGTGTACAAAAGGATTTGTACCATACAAGCGATGTTTAGCAGAAAGGGATGCCAGATCAGTAGTTAACAGTGAAGAAAGGGAAGAGCAGCGAATTCGTCTTTGCTTGTAG
- the LOC113702080 gene encoding protein REVEILLE 1 isoform X1: MVAASMALQDDSGSTDSETTLPMVIGNKMPLDMEVSSVRSIQLTGQFQPGGDDYAQKVRKPYTITKQRERWTEDEHKKFLEALKLYGRAWRRIEEHVGTKTAVQIRSHAQKFFSKVVRESNNGDSGSVKPIEIPPPRPKRKPLHPYPRKLSASVKSGALALEKQSAAANICSPTEANQSPTSVLSAFGSDAPGVTDSSTPEGSLSPVSSVIGGSSGFVLSEPPNLSPPKANASPSSSQVNNCSNQDEKLPLKLELFPEDNCFVKEGSEEVSSTQCLKLFGKTVMVTDSCRPSSPTPLTCKMQPPSHSDGKLAQALPWNFVPIKYSQGDLERSWGALPFGTHATLFCLPLGGERSKPSETTPPSSLQWWTYQGGASFPFVRIHSPIPIKASCFGDQRDVQDMEIQKDGSSSDSNAECECAEAESSRNLEAQSCQFLFAKEERAQASSTPCETSFLELKAGSSKCTKGFVPYKRCLAERDARSVVNSEEREEQRIRLCL, translated from the exons ATGGTTGCAGCATCTATGGCTTTACAG GATGACAGTGGAAGCACAGATTCAGAGACCACACTCCCCATGGTCATAGGCAACAAAATGCCTTTGGATATGGAAGTCTCTTCTGTAAGGAGTATCCAGTTGACTGGGCAATTTCAGCCTGGGGGTGATGACTATGCTCAAAAG GTTAGAAAACCCTACACAATCACTAAACAAAGAGAAAGGTGGACAGAGGATGAGCATAAAAAGTTTCTTGAAGCTTTAAAGCTGTACGGCCGAGCCTGGAGGCGTATAGAAG AGCATGTAGGTACCAAAACTGCAGTTCAGATTAGAAGTCATGCTCAAAAGTTTTTCTCTAAG GTTGTGCGTGAGTCCAACAATGGTGATTCAGGCTCGGTGaaaccaattgaaattcctcCACCTCgcccaaaaagaaaacccttGCATCCATATCCTCGCAAATTGTCTGCTTCAGTAAAATCTGGAGCTTTGGCTCTTGAAAAACAATCTGCAGCTGCAAATATATGTTCCCCTACCGAAGCAAACCAATCTCCTACTTCTGTATTGTCTGCATTTGGTTCAGATGCACCAGGCGTAACAGACTCAAGTACACCAGAAGGTAGCTTATCTCCTGTTTCATCAGTTATAGGTGGTTCCTCTGGTTTTGTCCTGTCTGAGCCACCTAATTTATCACCACCAAAAGCAAATGCATCTCCGTCAAGCAGCCAAGTGAATAATTGTTCAAATCAGGATGAAAAGCTTCCTTTG AAGCTGGAATTGTTTCCTGAAGACAATTGCTTTGTCAAAGAAGGTTCAGAAGAAGTATCATCTACCCAGTGCTTGAAACTATTTGGGAAGACTGTAATGGTTACCGATTCGTGTAGGCCATCTTCTCCAACTCCTCTAACCTGCAAAATGCAGCCACCTAGTCACAGCGATGGAAAATTGGCACAGGCATTGCCTTGGAATTTTGTTCCCATAAAATATTCACAAGGTGATTTAGAGCGTTCCTGGGGTGCTCTTCCCTTTGGAACACATGCTACTTTGTTTTGCTTACCGCTAGGTGGTGAAAGATCAAAGCCTAGTGAAACAACACCTCCCTCGTCTTTGCAATGGTGGACATACCAAGGAGGTGCATCCTTTCCATTTGTACGGATCCATAGCCCAATACCCATTAAAGCATCATGCTTTGGAGACCAGAGAGATGTGCAAGACATGGAAATCCAGAAGGATGGTTCTTCTTCTGATTCAAATGCTGAATGCGAGTGTGCGGAGGCTGAGAGCAGCAGAAATCTGGAGGCTCAAAGCTGTCAGTTTTTATTTGCAAAAGAGGAAAGAGCTCAAGCCTCGTCTACACCATGTGAAACATCATTTTTGGAGCTAAAAGCAGGCTCTAGTAAGTGTACAAAAGGATTTGTACCATACAAGCGATGTTTAGCAGAAAGGGATGCCAGATCAGTAGTTAACAGTGAAGAAAGGGAAGAGCAGCGAATTCGTCTTTGCTTGTAG